DNA from Bradyrhizobium japonicum USDA 6:
CCGGTGAGGCAGGTCATGTATTCCGCGGCCGAGAAACCGCGCGGTGTATCCCGCGTCGTGATGCTGCTCATGCGCCGCCTCCCGGCATCGTCCGCGCACCGGTCAGGCGCATGAAGGCGGTGTTGACGTCCTGCGCGCCGGCATCCGTGATGACGCGGCTCATCGGCCCCTCCGCCAGCACCTTGCCCTGGTGCAGCACCACGAGGTCGTCAGCGGGCATGATCTCGTCGAACAGATGCGTGGCCCAGAGCACGCCGATGCCTTGTTCGGTGACGAGCTGGCGGACATGGCTGATGATGTCGGCGCGCGCCTTGACGTCGAGGCCGACGGTCGGCTCGTCCAGCAACAGCAGCCGAGGCCGGTGCAGCAGGGCGCGGGCGATCTCCAGCCGCCGCATCTGGCCGCCCGAGAGATCGCGCACCTTGCTGCCGGCACGCTCTTCGAGCCCGATGCGGCCGAGCAGCTCGCCGCTGCGCGCGGCCGCCTCGCGCCGGCTGATGCCGTGGAGGGCGGCGTGATAGAGCAGGTTCTGTGTCAGCGACAGGTCGAGATCGAGCGTGCGCGGCTGGAACACGACGCCGAGCAGCCGCAGCGCCTCGCCGGGGCTCTTGCTGATGTCGTGGCCGAAGATGCCGACGCGGCCGCTCTGGATGCCGAACAGGCGCGTGATCAGCGAGAACAGCGTGCTCTTGCCCGCGCCGTTGAGCCCGAGCAGCGCAGTGAAGCTCGCGGGCTGCACATTGAAGGAGACGTCCATCAACGCCCGGCGCGGCCCATAGGAATGGCTGACGCCGTCGATCGACAGCGCCGGCACCGCGGCCGCTTCCGGCCTCGGCATCTCCTGTGGTTCGGCGATGGGAGCAGGGCTGGTCATGGCGCGATCGCAATGCCCCAGGGCAGTTCGCCCACCTGAATGGTCTTGATTACCTTTTGCGCGGCGACGTCGATCACCGAGACGTCGTTGGACACGCCGTTGGTGGTGAGCAGATATTTCTCGTCCGGCGTGAACGCCATGTGCCAGACGCGCTGTCCCACCAGCAGGTATTTCGTCACCTTGCGCGAGGCGACGTCGACCACGGCGACGCGGTTGGCCGGACCGAGCGCGACGAAGGCGGTCTTGTCGTCCCTGGTCATGCCGATGCCGACCGGCTGGATCGCCTCCTTCCGCAACCCCGGAATCTCGAACGTGACCTTGCCGGTCACCTCGTGCTTTTTGGGATCGATGATCGAGACCGTGCCGCCGATCTCCGAGGACACCCACAGCTCCGAACTGTCATGCTTGAATTCGGCAAAGCGCGGCCGCGCGTCGACCAGCACGTTGGCGACGATCTGGCGCGACGAGGTGTCGATGAAATGCGCCATGTTGGTCGTCTCGGACGTGTTGATCAGCGTCTTGCCGTCGGGGCTGATGGTCATGCCCTCGGGCTCGACGCCGACCTGGATGTCGCCGAGCCGCGCGCGCTTCTCCAGATCGATCACGGTCACCGTGTTGTCGTTCTCGTTGGCGACATAGAGGATTTTTCCGGCCGCATCCTGCGCGAACAATTCGGGGTCGGGCCCGGAGGGCAGGCTGTCCACCACGGCCTGGGTCTTGGCATCGATCACCTGGATGGTGTCGTCGTCGCCGACCGCGACCATCACGAACTTGCCGTCGCGCGTGAAATCGATGCCGCGCGGGCGCTGGCCGACCTTGATGGTCTTGGTCACGGTCCAGCTGTCGGTGTCGATCACCGAGACCGTGTTGCTCTTCTCGTTCGAGACATAGGCGATGAACGCATGCGCGGGCGCGGCCGCAAGCGCCAGTCCGGACAGCAACCCCACACGCCACATGCGCAACATTCGCGTCCTCATTTCAGCTTGCATTTGCTCTCCGGGCGGTCGTAGCCGAGCGTGTCGAGCTCGGAGACCTGGTGCAGAAATCCCTCCTGCGGCGACACCGACACCACCATGCGGCCGTCGACCAGCAGGATCGGCTGGCGCAGCTGCAGGTTCCAGTCGCGCAGGGTCAGTCTTGTGCCCTTGAAGGCAGCGACTGAAAAATCCGGCCCCTTGATGAAGTCGGTTACTTTCTTGACGTCGCCGGAATTGGTGCGCGAGGTGGCCTCGCCGATCATGCGCACCGCCGTCCAGGCCTGCATGTCGCGCGCGGTCATGCGCCGCGAATTCAGCTTGATGAAGCGGTTCTGCATCTGGATCGCGCCCCACTGGTCCTGCGCCGCGTCCCAGCTGCGCGGCACGAGGCCGGCCGAGCCCGCGACGGGGCGCGGATCCCAGGTGCGATAGGGCAGATAGGCGCCAAACACTTCGCTCTCGTCGGCGGCGACCAGCACGTCATAGGCCGGCAACTGTTGCGTGAACACCGGCATCTGGCGCTGGATCAGCGTGACACCGCTATCGGTGCGGCGCGCGCCGCCCTTGTCCTCGAAGGTCTTCTCTTGCACGATCTTGGCGCCGAAGCGTGTGGCGGTACGCCGGAGCGCGTCTGCAAACAGCTTGTCCTCGTCATGCGAGCCGACCACGAGCACCCAGCGCTTCCACTGCTTCCAAACCAGATATTGGCCGAGCGCATCGGCCAGCATCGCGCGCGTCGGTGCGGTGTGGATGACATTGGCGCGGCAATCGGTCTCGCGCAGCCGCTCGTCGATCGCGCCGGCGTTGAACAGCAGCGTGCCGCGCTCACGCAGGGCATCCGAGACCTTCAATAGCGCGTCGGCCGGCAGGTCGGCGATGATGAAGCCGTTCTTCTCGGCGAGCGCAGCCGCGGCCTCAACCGGATCTTCGCCTTCCTTGATGCGGCGCTCCTCCAGCGTGAAGCGCTGGTTGAGGAATTTTCCCGTGGTGTTGTTGTCCTCGATGGCGAGGCGCGCGCCAGCGACGCCGTCATTCTCCGCGGGCTGCTCGACCAGCGACAGCGTCGATCTGGTGCCGGCGACGCCGAGATAGCCGACGCCGATCTGGACCGGGTCGGCCGCGAGCGCGCTCGTCGCGGCAAGACCCAGGCCGATCAGGCCGACCAACCATCGGATCATGTTTCCTCCAGATGTTCCCCCTGGCTTGACCGCCGGTGGAGAATTGTCTCTGCTAAAGCATGACCGATTTGGCCCGGCTTGCAACCCCGCATTTCGTCCCCGCGCGCGCGAGACCGGGAATCACGATCATGCGAGCGCTGATCTGTTTCGCAGCTTTGCTGTTGACGGGTTCGGTCGCGTTGGCCGATCCGCCAAGGCTCGCGGTGTTCGATTTCGAGCTGATCGACACCAGCCTTCCCGGCGAGTTCTACGGCTCCAAGCCGGAAGAGGCGCGGCTCGAGCGCATCAGCGAGCAGCTGCGCAAGGAACTGGCTCTGTCGGGAAGGTTCCAGTTGCTCGACATCGCGCCGGTCAGGGATGCGGCCCGTCACGCCAATCTGCAGGCCTGCGGCGGCTGCGACCTCAAGCTTGCCGGCCAGCTCGGCGCCGACCTCGAGATCACCGGCATGGTGCAGAAGGTCTCGAACCTGATCATCAATCTCAACATCTATTTGCGCGACGTGAAGACCGGCAACATGATCACCGTCGCCAGCGCCGACATGCGCGGCAACACGGACGAATCCTGGTCGCGCACGATGAGCTACCTGATCCGCAATCGATTGCTGGCGCCGAATTACGGCAAGCCGGAGTAGGGATTTCTTACCCTCCCCCTCCAGGGAGGGTAGGAAAGATCACCCCTTCAATCTCTCCGCATGCCAGTGCAGATGATCGCCCATGAACGTCGAGATGAAATAATAGCTGTGGTCATATCCCGCCTGCCGCCGCAGCGTCAGCGGGATGCCCGCCTTGGTGCAGGCGGCCTCGAGCAACTCGGGCCTGAGCTGTTCCTTCAGGAAATTGTCCGCCTCGCCGACGTCGACGAGGAAGCCGGAATATTTCGCGCCGTCCTCGATCAGCGCCACGGTGTCGTGGTTGCGCCAGGTCTCCTTGTCCGGTCCGAGATAGCCGGTCAGCGCCTTGATGCCCCAGGGCACGAGCGACGGCGCCACGATCGGCGCAAACGCGCTGGCCGCGCGATAGCGGTGCGGGTTGCGCAGCGCGACCGTCAGCGCGCCGTGGCCGCCCATCGAATGGCCCATCACCGATTGCCGCTTGGCGTCGACCGGAAAATTCTCCGCCACGAGCTTTGGCAGCTCGTCGGTGACATAGCTCCACATGCGATAGTTGCGCGCGAACGGCTGTTGCGTCGCGTCGACATAGAAGCCGGCGCCGAGGCCGAAATCATAGGCATTGTTGGCATCGCCCGGCACGTCGGGCCCGCGCGGGCTGGTGTCCGGCGCGACGAAGACCAGGCCGAGCTCGGCGCAGGCTTTGCGGAATTCGCCCTTCTCGGTGACGTTGGCATGGGTGCAGGTGAGGCCGGAGAGATACCAGACCACGGGAAGCTTTGCGCCGGCGGCATGTGGGGGAACATAGACCGAGAACACCATGTCGGTTCCGGTCGACTGGCTGGCATGGCGGTACACGCCCTGCACGCCGCCATAGGATGTGTTGGTCGAGACAGTCTGGATCGTCATGCCGATATGCTCCGTGGCATCTAACCACATCAAGATTGCAACGCTTGTGTGACCGAATTCGTGGCGGTGTTTGTCAGGCGACGCCGCTGTCGATCGCCAGCCGCACCAGCTCGACCGAGGTCTTCACGCCGAGCTTCTGTCGCATGATCGAGGAGGTGTTGGCGACAGTCTTGTAGGACGACTGCACCAGCCAGGCGATCTCGGACAGGCTCTTTCCGGCGCTGAGCAGCCGCAGGATTTCCATCTCGCGCGCGTTCAGCTTCGACAGCGGGCTTTGCGCCAGCGTCGGTCCCGCAAACGCGATGCTGCGCGCGATCGCGGTCGGCAGATAGGTGCCGCCGCCCCCGACGGCGCGGATCGCCTCGACCAGGTCGTCGGGGTCGCCGGTCTTGGAGACGTAGCCCTTGGCCCCGCACTCGATCGCGCGCGCGGCGAACGCAGGGTCGTCGTTCATGCTGAACATGATGATGCGGGCCTCGGGCGCGCGTTCGAGGATGCGGCGTGCGAGCTCGAAGCCGGAGACGGTCGGCAGGTTGATGTCGATGATGCAGAGGTCGGGGCGCTCGACAATGAAGACGCATTCGCCGTCCTCGGCGTCGGCGGCCTCCAAAATCTCGATCTCGCCCTCGTCGGCCAGCACGGCACGGCAGCCGGAGGCGACAATGGGATGATCGTCGACGATCAGAATACGCATAGGCGTTCCTCGCGACAGCGCGTTCCCCTTGACAGAATTTGCCTGTTTTGCGCCGCATGATCCGAACAAAAGCGCTGCGCGCGTCTCATGTCGCCTCATGCAACCCGGCCGGGATTGCTGTACGCTTTCGATTAGATATCGGGCGCTTCGCCTCTGTCAACGTCATCGGACAGGCGCGGGCCAACCTTCGCGAGGCACGGGCGGCACCAATGTGGCAAAATCTATCGTTGCGCGCGCGCATCAACCTTCTGCTGGCACTGCTGCTGGCGCTGGGGCTCGCCGTCAATATCGGCCGCCAGGTCGCGGAAGCAGGTCCCCGCGTGCAGGCCGAGGACCAGAGCGTGATCCGGCTCGCGCGCGAATTCATCGAGATGATCGTTGCGGATCTGAACGAGGCGCCCGATCCGGATGCCAGGCTGAACCAGATCGCGCGCGATCTGAGCCGCCTGCGCCATGTCAGCATCGCGCTTCAGGACGCCGGCGGTAAACCGCTGACGCCGCCCCGGCCTGCCGACGACGACGCGCGCGGACCCCCGGCCTGGTTCGTCAGCCTGGTTCATCCCGAGCAGACCGCGGTGAGCGTGCCGGTCTCGGTCCATGGCAAGCCGGGCTCGCTGGTGATCACCGCGCATCCCGACGACGAGATCGCCGAGATCTGGGACGCCATCGTGACCCAGCTCGAGGTCGGCTCGGTGATCGCGCTCGCGCTGTTCCTGGTGATGATGACGGTGGTCGGCCGCGCGCTCGCGCCGCTGCAGTCGTTGGCGCAGACGATGACCGCGATCGAGGGCGGGCATTATGACGCGCGCGCCACGCCGGGCGGTGCGCCCGAGCTGGCCGCGATCTGCGGCAAGCTCAATCACCTCGCGGCGGCGCTCGGCGCGGCGGTGGAGGAAAAGCGGCTCCTGGCCGAGCGCGCGGTGTCGCTCCAGGACGTCGAGCGCAAGGAGATCGCGCGCGAGCTGCACGACGAATTCGGGCCGTATCTGTTCTCGCTGCGCGCGCATGCGAGCGCGCTGGCGAAGCTCGCGGACGGGCGCGCGCCGAATGCCGAGTCGGTCCGGAAGCACGGCAGCGCCTTGCTGGAACAGATCAACCAGCTCCAGCAGTTCACCCGCCGGGTGCTGGAGCGGCTCCGGCCCGTCGGCCTTGCCGAGCTCGGCCTGCGCCAGGCGCTGGAATCGCTCTCGCGGCTGTGGCGGGAGTCGCATCCCGACGTCGCGATCGAAACCGTGATCTCCGCCACGCTCGGGGTCACCGGCGAGACGGCCGACCTCACCATCTACCGCATCGTGCAGGAGGCGCTCACCAACGTGTTCCGCCACGCCGGCGCGACGTCGGTCAATGTCGTGATCGAGCCCGTCGAGCAGGCCGGCGGCCGCGGCTACGCGCGCGTGCGGGTCAGCGACAACGGCCGCGGCATGGAGCCGGGCCAGAAGCTCGGCTTCGGCCTCGTCGGTATGCGTGAGCGCATTCTGGCGCTGGGCGGCACGCTTAACGTCGTCTCCGGCGACGGCGGCCTGACCGTGGAGGCGCTGGTTCCGACGGCGGCATCCTGATGGCATCGGGAAAAATTCCCGATTTGGTCGGGAAAACGGGTGCGGATAGTGCCTGACCTTTTGTGGCTGGCGGACTCACTGGCGCCGAATACACTCGTCTCAACCAAACGGCGAAAATCAAAACAGCCGGTGGTCACGGATGGGAAGGCAGGGATGGGCACGCCTCTTTGGTTCAAGCGTCGTTTGTTGATGGCCTCGGTGTCGACGGGGCTGGTGTCGGGCCTCGTCTTTATAGGTCCTGCCGCAGCCGCGCAGGACGAGGAGACCAACGTCCAGAACCTGCCGGCGGTCGAGATCACGGCACCACCGCCACCGGCCGTGAGGCGCAGTGCGCCAACGCGGCCGGTCGCACGGGTCGGAGCGCCGGCGTCCGCCGCTCCGAAGACACGCCTCTACGTCTACCCAACCTCTCCCGGCACCGGCCGAGGCCTCGATGTCGACAAGGTGCCGTCCGCGATCAATGCGGTGGATGCCAGCCAGATCAGGCGTACCGCCTCGCCAGATATCGCCATTGCCCTGCAGCAGTACGTGCCTGGTCTCAGCATCAATGAAGTGACCGGCAATCCATTCCAGCCCGATGTGCAGTTTCGCGGCTTCGTCGCTTCACCTCTGGCCGGCACGCCGCAGGGCCTCGCCGTCTACCAGAACGGCGTACGCATCAACGAGGCGTTTTCCGACACTGTCAATTGGGATCTGATCCCGACGGCTGCGATCCGATCGGCAGTGGTCGTAACTAACAATCCGGCATACGGCCTTAACGCGCTCGGCGGCGCCATCGATCTGCAGATGAAGAACGGCTTCAACTATCAGGGTGCCGAAATCGACATCATGGGCGGCTCGTTCGGCCGCATCCAGGGCTCTGCGCAATGGGGCAAGCAGGTTGACAATAATTGGTCGGTCTACGGAGCGCTCGAAGGCGTTCACGACAATGGTTTCCGCAATTTCTCGCAATCGGACGTCCGGCGCTTCTATGGCGATGTCGGGTATCGCTTCGAAGGCAACGAGTTTCACCTCAATGGCGGCGTCGCCAACAATTCCCTGGCAGGACCCAGCACTGTTCCGGCCGAATTGCTCCAGCAATATTGGGGGGCGACCTACACGACGCCGCAAACCATTTCCAACAAGGTCGGCTATCTCAACCTGACCGGCAAGGTGGAGGCGACGCCGACCTGGACCTTTGAGGGCACGGCGCATCTGCGGAGCTTCAAACAGAGTACCGTGGACGGAAACCCGACCGACGCCCAGCCTTGCGTCGATCCAACGCTCCTGTGCTTCGGCGATGATACGGTCCCGGCTTTTGGCCTGAATGGCGTTCAGCTCGCCAATACCTTTGCGCCGGATGCCATCCTCGGCGAGATCGATCGCACCAGCACGAAATCGACCACCTTCGGCGTATCCGGCCAGGCGACCAACAGCGACCAGTTGTTCGGTCACGAGAACCGCTTCGTAGTTGGCGCGAGCTATGATGTCAGCAGCACGCGCTTCACCGGCAGCGCCGAGTTAGGAACCATAGGCACGAACTATGTCGTCACGGGCAGCGGCATATTCCTGGGCCCGTCCGGCGACCCGACATCGGTCGGCCCTGTGTCGCTTCGCACCGTCAATCAATATCAGGGGCTCTATGCGCTCGACACGTTCAACGTGGATGATCGCTTCGCGATCACGGGAGGCGGGCGGTTCAATGCGGCCCGTGTCACGTTGATGGACCAGCTCGGCACCGCACTCAATGGCGATCATACCTATGATCGATTCAATCCCATCATTGGCGGCACCTACAAGATCACGTCTGAAGTGACCGCCTATGCGGGCTATTCCGAAGCCAACCGGGTGCCGACGCCGCTCGAACTCGGCTGCGCCGATCCGGCGAGGCCATGCATCATCGGACAGTTCCTGATCGCTGACCCGCCACTTCAGCAAGTCGTATCCAAGACCTTCGAAGCGGGCTTCCGCGGCACCAAGGAATTGAACATCGGCTCGCTCGGCTGGAAAATCGGTGCCTACCGTGCGACCAACTACGACGACATCCTCGCGACCCCAATTCCGGGCCTGACCGGCTTCGGCTTTTTCCAGAACGTCGGCCGAACACGAAGGCAAGGTGTCGAAGCCGAGGTGAGCATCAAGTCGAACGTGCTTCAGTTCCAGGCGAGCTATGCGTTCCTGGATGCACGCTTCCTCGACGCGCTGACGCTTGGATCAGAGAGCCCGTTCGCCGACGCCGACGGCAACATCCAGGTCTTGCCGGGCAATCACATTCCGCGCCTCCCTAGCCACCTTATCAAGGCGAGCATCGAATATGCGGTTACCGATGTCTGGAAGGTCGGGGGTGATGCGCTCTTTGTCTCGAGCCAGTATTTCGTCGGCGATGAGTCCAACCAGTTTCCGAAGCTGCCGTCCTACGCCGTGTTCAATCTCCACACCTCCTACCAGATCACCAAGAACTTCCAGATTTACGGTCGCGTCAGCAACATCTT
Protein-coding regions in this window:
- a CDS encoding ABC transporter ATP-binding protein, giving the protein MTSPAPIAEPQEMPRPEAAAVPALSIDGVSHSYGPRRALMDVSFNVQPASFTALLGLNGAGKSTLFSLITRLFGIQSGRVGIFGHDISKSPGEALRLLGVVFQPRTLDLDLSLTQNLLYHAALHGISRREAAARSGELLGRIGLEERAGSKVRDLSGGQMRRLEIARALLHRPRLLLLDEPTVGLDVKARADIISHVRQLVTEQGIGVLWATHLFDEIMPADDLVVLHQGKVLAEGPMSRVITDAGAQDVNTAFMRLTGARTMPGGGA
- a CDS encoding YVTN family beta-propeller repeat protein, producing the protein MLRMWRVGLLSGLALAAAPAHAFIAYVSNEKSNTVSVIDTDSWTVTKTIKVGQRPRGIDFTRDGKFVMVAVGDDDTIQVIDAKTQAVVDSLPSGPDPELFAQDAAGKILYVANENDNTVTVIDLEKRARLGDIQVGVEPEGMTISPDGKTLINTSETTNMAHFIDTSSRQIVANVLVDARPRFAEFKHDSSELWVSSEIGGTVSIIDPKKHEVTGKVTFEIPGLRKEAIQPVGIGMTRDDKTAFVALGPANRVAVVDVASRKVTKYLLVGQRVWHMAFTPDEKYLLTTNGVSNDVSVIDVAAQKVIKTIQVGELPWGIAIAP
- a CDS encoding ABC transporter substrate-binding protein, whose product is MIRWLVGLIGLGLAATSALAADPVQIGVGYLGVAGTRSTLSLVEQPAENDGVAGARLAIEDNNTTGKFLNQRFTLEERRIKEGEDPVEAAAALAEKNGFIIADLPADALLKVSDALRERGTLLFNAGAIDERLRETDCRANVIHTAPTRAMLADALGQYLVWKQWKRWVLVVGSHDEDKLFADALRRTATRFGAKIVQEKTFEDKGGARRTDSGVTLIQRQMPVFTQQLPAYDVLVAADESEVFGAYLPYRTWDPRPVAGSAGLVPRSWDAAQDQWGAIQMQNRFIKLNSRRMTARDMQAWTAVRMIGEATSRTNSGDVKKVTDFIKGPDFSVAAFKGTRLTLRDWNLQLRQPILLVDGRMVVSVSPQEGFLHQVSELDTLGYDRPESKCKLK
- a CDS encoding DUF3280 domain-containing protein; the protein is MTDLARLATPHFVPARARPGITIMRALICFAALLLTGSVALADPPRLAVFDFELIDTSLPGEFYGSKPEEARLERISEQLRKELALSGRFQLLDIAPVRDAARHANLQACGGCDLKLAGQLGADLEITGMVQKVSNLIINLNIYLRDVKTGNMITVASADMRGNTDESWSRTMSYLIRNRLLAPNYGKPE
- the fghA gene encoding S-formylglutathione hydrolase — its product is MTIQTVSTNTSYGGVQGVYRHASQSTGTDMVFSVYVPPHAAGAKLPVVWYLSGLTCTHANVTEKGEFRKACAELGLVFVAPDTSPRGPDVPGDANNAYDFGLGAGFYVDATQQPFARNYRMWSYVTDELPKLVAENFPVDAKRQSVMGHSMGGHGALTVALRNPHRYRAASAFAPIVAPSLVPWGIKALTGYLGPDKETWRNHDTVALIEDGAKYSGFLVDVGEADNFLKEQLRPELLEAACTKAGIPLTLRRQAGYDHSYYFISTFMGDHLHWHAERLKG
- a CDS encoding response regulator, whose product is MRILIVDDHPIVASGCRAVLADEGEIEILEAADAEDGECVFIVERPDLCIIDINLPTVSGFELARRILERAPEARIIMFSMNDDPAFAARAIECGAKGYVSKTGDPDDLVEAIRAVGGGGTYLPTAIARSIAFAGPTLAQSPLSKLNAREMEILRLLSAGKSLSEIAWLVQSSYKTVANTSSIMRQKLGVKTSVELVRLAIDSGVA
- a CDS encoding histidine kinase; the encoded protein is MWQNLSLRARINLLLALLLALGLAVNIGRQVAEAGPRVQAEDQSVIRLAREFIEMIVADLNEAPDPDARLNQIARDLSRLRHVSIALQDAGGKPLTPPRPADDDARGPPAWFVSLVHPEQTAVSVPVSVHGKPGSLVITAHPDDEIAEIWDAIVTQLEVGSVIALALFLVMMTVVGRALAPLQSLAQTMTAIEGGHYDARATPGGAPELAAICGKLNHLAAALGAAVEEKRLLAERAVSLQDVERKEIARELHDEFGPYLFSLRAHASALAKLADGRAPNAESVRKHGSALLEQINQLQQFTRRVLERLRPVGLAELGLRQALESLSRLWRESHPDVAIETVISATLGVTGETADLTIYRIVQEALTNVFRHAGATSVNVVIEPVEQAGGRGYARVRVSDNGRGMEPGQKLGFGLVGMRERILALGGTLNVVSGDGGLTVEALVPTAAS
- a CDS encoding TonB-dependent receptor, whose amino-acid sequence is MGTPLWFKRRLLMASVSTGLVSGLVFIGPAAAAQDEETNVQNLPAVEITAPPPPAVRRSAPTRPVARVGAPASAAPKTRLYVYPTSPGTGRGLDVDKVPSAINAVDASQIRRTASPDIAIALQQYVPGLSINEVTGNPFQPDVQFRGFVASPLAGTPQGLAVYQNGVRINEAFSDTVNWDLIPTAAIRSAVVVTNNPAYGLNALGGAIDLQMKNGFNYQGAEIDIMGGSFGRIQGSAQWGKQVDNNWSVYGALEGVHDNGFRNFSQSDVRRFYGDVGYRFEGNEFHLNGGVANNSLAGPSTVPAELLQQYWGATYTTPQTISNKVGYLNLTGKVEATPTWTFEGTAHLRSFKQSTVDGNPTDAQPCVDPTLLCFGDDTVPAFGLNGVQLANTFAPDAILGEIDRTSTKSTTFGVSGQATNSDQLFGHENRFVVGASYDVSSTRFTGSAELGTIGTNYVVTGSGIFLGPSGDPTSVGPVSLRTVNQYQGLYALDTFNVDDRFAITGGGRFNAARVTLMDQLGTALNGDHTYDRFNPIIGGTYKITSEVTAYAGYSEANRVPTPLELGCADPARPCIIGQFLIADPPLQQVVSKTFEAGFRGTKELNIGSLGWKIGAYRATNYDDILATPIPGLTGFGFFQNVGRTRRQGVEAEVSIKSNVLQFQASYAFLDARFLDALTLGSESPFADADGNIQVLPGNHIPRLPSHLIKASIEYAVTDVWKVGGDALFVSSQYFVGDESNQFPKLPSYAVFNLHTSYQITKNFQIYGRVSNIFDNRYSTLGTFFDREALPNFTNGGAEFTDPRSLSPARPRAFYAGMRMTF